AACAAACAACACCTATCTTCCACAGCAGAACGCTCGCCACACCAGAAAAGAGCAAAAACCGAAAAGTTTCCGAAACTATGAACCGCAAGACATAAAACCCCTCTAAACATCCCTGACAACCCCCCATGAGCCCCTCCCAGAACAAAAGCAACAAGCCAGACCAGGAACGCCCACAACACCAGGCAGGATTCTCCCCCGGCGTTACCATCATCGCCATCACTGACAAGCCACCATCAACGCTTGCCACCGGCGCTGCCCGCACCTGCTACGCAAGCAAAGGCATCATCCTCCCTGACGAAGCAGAAAACAACGCCGAACTGAAAAAAAAAATCTATCAAAGCACAGCAACAGCAGGCCACAACACCGTCCAACAACACCACCACATCACCTTCGCCATCGACAACATCTCCCGCCACGCAACCTGGCAATTCCTCCACGCACACCCCTTCTACAACAGCGAGCAAGTCAGCCAACGCTACGTGACCGTAAAGCCTGACAACTTCATCACACCCCCCCTTACCAACACGAACAAAGCATGCTTTGTCAGGCACGTCAACGACGCCGTCAAAGCATACTACGAACTCATTGAACTCCTCACACCCATAACGAAAGAAGCGCTCTTAGAACGCTTCCCCGCAAAAAGAAAACAACTACGCACAAAGGAAGGAGAACGAGCAATCCTTCGTGATGCCAAAAAAAAAGCACAGGAAGTCGCCCGGTACGTCCTGCCTGTCGCGGCATCCACACGACTCTACCACACGATCAGCGCCATTACGCTCCAACGCTACCACCAAGCAAAAAACACGCTAGGGACGCCAACAGAAGTGCGCGCCCTCGTTGACGCCATGTACAGCGCAGTCCTCGCCACAGACCCTGACTTCGCAATGGCCAGCTTCGCACCGCCACCACAAGAAGAAACAACAGCGTGGCGAGCCCTTACCGGCATGGCTAAAAGCGCAGGCTATGACGAATCCCCTGAAGGATTAGAAACATTCATCCGCAGCGAAGCCTGCGCTCACGAAGTCCACCGCCAACGCGAAGTCTTCGAGAACGACCTTGAAGGACGAGTCGTCAAACTCCTAGACGGACACGAGCACAACGAAGCAATCCTGGCCAGGGCGGCAAGAGCAGTCCTCGGCCCCGCAGGAGCACACCTCACTGACGAGGAACTCCTCCGCACCGTTCTCGACCCTGCCAGCAACCCGCACCTCTCCACCCCCACGAACACGAGCACCATCTCCCCCGTCACGCGCGCAATGCAAAGCATCACCTATACGTTCATGAAAAAACTCAGCCACACCGCAGACTCACAAGACCAGCGCCACCGCATGGTCCCGAGCACCACCCCTCTTCTCTTCCTCGAAGTCGCGGCAGACCCTTACTTCATCACCCCCGAACTCATCAAAGAAGCAGGAGGCGCCGCCCAGCGCATCTACACCCAAGCAATCCACAACCTCTACAGAGGCATAAAAACACTTCTCAACAAAGGAACACCCGCCGAATTCAGCCAATACCTCTTCCCCAACGCACACGCGATCCGCATCATCCAACAAGGAAACCTCCTCCACCTCTATCACAAACACACCATGCGACAATGCCTGAACGCCCAAGAAGAAATTTGGAAAGCCACCATACAAGAAGCAGAACAAATCAGGCACGCAAACCCCATCATAGGCGCCAGCCTCGCACCACCCTGCGTCCACAGAAAAGACGCCCACCAAAAACCCTACTGCCCAGAAGGACCCCGCTACTGCGGCATCCCAGTATGGAACCTCGAACCAAGCGCTTTAGCCAACACCCCCCGCACCATATGAGACCCAACCCTTCCAAAGCTTTATAAACAACTTGACGTTTCCCACCACTCATGCCACAAGGCCAATTAAAATCAAAAACGTTCAAGAAAAAACAAGTAAGAACGCCTGGAGGGCGCCTCGCGACGCATTACCGCAAGCCCAAACCCAAGCAGGCCGCGTGCTCCGCGTGCGGACGGGTTCTTCACGGCATCCCCCGCCTCAGGCCGAAGGATGCACGAAACACGCCCAAAACGAAGAAACGCCCAGAACGCCCCTACGGCGGCGTCTTATGCGCTGCATGTTCCCGTACAGAAATGATTGCGAAGGCCCGAGCCCAGCAGGCGTGAACAAGGGCCGAACACTAAAACAAGCTACAAATCGGAACTGTTCAACTAAAAAAAAAGAATAGGCAAAACTGCAATGCTCTGCGTGGCAGTCGGCAACGCTCCACACTTCTGCTGCAGAGCTGGAGGAAACAACAATGTTTGAAGTTGGCCAACTATGTATAAAAATCGCTGGAAGAGATGCAGGCAACATCTGCGTCGTCGTCGACACTATCAACGAACACACGGTCCTCATCGACGGCCAAACAAGAAGGCGCCCGTGCAATATCAAACACCTCGAACCCATCAATAAACACATCTCGCTACGCAAAGGAGCAAGCCACGACGCCGTCGCTGCAGCCTTCAAAAAACTCAACTACGAAACCAGAACAACAACTCCGAAGAAGACGCCTCCGCGCCCAAAAAAAGAGCGCAAACACCGACAAAAACAAAAGGAGAGCAAGGCAGCAACAACAGAAGAAAAACCTCCTGCAAAAAAAACCAAGAAAGAACAGCCCGCAACGCAGAAGCCAGCCCGAACCACAACAAAAAGCAACACAGCAAACGAGAAAAACAAAACAACAACGAAGAAAAAAAGCGCTGCAAAACCAACAACAAAATCATAAAAAAAAAGCAAGAAACGCACGCCGACTAAAAAAAAAAGTAAGGCAGGCTGCTCTTCACACCTCGCAAATTAACTTCTTATCTTCAAAAAAGCATACAACACAGGAAGCACTACAAAAAAGAAGAAAACAATAACACCGTGCAAGATGAGCGACACGTAGCGCTCCTTGTTCGATTCATAAAACAAATTGTTCCTGTGTTCAACAGCCCCAAAATAAACAAGCATGAGAAAGAAAACAAGAACGTTAAACGCTTGAATCGTCGCTTTCGATACCAGGCCCTCAAGAAACCACTGGCTCGCCACAACTAAAACAAGGAAAACAAAAACCACAAGAATCGTGAACACTGAAAGCAAGTTCCGCCACAAAAGAATCCTCTGTTCGGCCAACGTCATCGGATTCGAAAAAAACGAACCATACCGAAACCGGTCATAGTTCGCAAGCAACTTTTTAATGAACGGATACGCCTCATTCACTTTCACCGGGTCAAACCCCGCCCGTTCTAAAACAGCCTTCACCTGATCCTCACGCAACCCCGCCAGTTCAAGCCGGTAAATCACGCGATGATACGCCTTCTTCACACCCGTAATGAGCGAGGCCGCAATCAGCAAGAGCGGAAGCACAATCACATATAAAAAACCCACATCATCCCCGCTCAGAACACCATCCAAAACAGTCGTCAAGCCAAAAAGAACAGCAGCAACAAAAATAAGCCCGCCAACAACAACCTGATGATGCGGCTTGTGAATAATCGCGACGCGCTCCATACCAAGAACTAAACACTTCCCTGTTTAAATACTTGCTGTTCAACAGCGCACAAAGCCGCACGCGAGAAGAAAAAAACAAACCCCCACAAAAAAGAACTGAAAGAAGCACACGCAGAACTGCTAAGACCGCCAGTAACCCTGACGCGCAGAAAACAGCACCATCACTCCAGCCCAACCAATTGCGCCAAGACTTCAACGTCAAGCTCGAACCACGAAACAGGATTGAGCAAGCCAAACGCTACCAACACTTCAGGGCGAACCTCGCCAACAACACCAACCCTTCGCCCCCGACACGCCACCTTCGCCGCCCTCCCGTCAATACAAGCAGCATGCTTTTCCGGCGCGTACGTGAACGACAACCCCAACCCCCTCGCTAGTGCATCAACAGCCTGGCGAGCATCAGTATACGTTGCCTTCTCAGAACAAAACACGCCGCCCAAACGCTCTCCTTCAACAACACTCGCGCCCGTTCCTCTGCCCGCATTAGCGCGCCTGAACACCTCCCCTACTTCGAAGAGGTTTTGTGGAAACTCATGATGCAAGTTCCTTCCGAGCGTTTCAAGCAAACTCGGCAAGAGCCAAGCCCGAAGCACATCAAACTCCTTATTCAACGCGTTCCTGAGCGTGACAAGTTTGAGCGACACTCCAGGCTTGACCAACTGGGTCTGAGCAGAGGACAAGTTGAAGTTCTTTACTTCTACAAGACCAAGCCCGACAAGAACGGAACGCACCACGCTCCGCAAACGTTCACGACGAGACTCCTCCCCAATAGTTGCGACACGAGGAATCACTTCTTCAAACCGATCATACCCAAAACCAATCGCCAACTCATCAATAACATCCCGCTCATGAAGAATATCAGCACGCCACGCAGGATAATACACCCTCCCGCCCCGAAGCGCCAAGCCCATCTTGCCCAACGCTTCTTTTGCTTCCTTGGCGGAAAACGCCACCCCCAACAACTTTTGCGCATTGCCCAAGCGAAACGGAATCGATCGCGGCGAAAAATCAGGCGAGCAAAACGAGCGTGAAGGATACTGCAACGTCACACTATGCACGTCACCACCCATCTCAGCAAGGCTTACACACATGATGTTCAACGCCTGCTCAAGAACATGAAGCGACGTCCCCGTAACCTCAACAAAAACGTCCCGCGTCTTCGCAGACACCCGCCCCACATCTTCACTATTAATAATAGGGGGCATGCTCATCACCACCCCTTCTGCATCGACAAAAACAGGAAAGCGCTCCTCCCCCTCAAGAATAAAGCCATACTTCCTCCCAGTAGGGTGCCTGCTCAGTATTTCTTTTCCGTTCATCGGCCTTTGCACATCGAGCGGGCGAAACACGATATCCTCAAGAGGACGCGAGGTGAACGTCACAGGAAACGAAATTTTCTCAAGAGGGTAGATGCCAAT
The sequence above is a segment of the Candidatus Woesearchaeota archaeon genome. Coding sequences within it:
- a CDS encoding FAD-dependent thymidylate synthase, whose product is MSPSQNKSNKPDQERPQHQAGFSPGVTIIAITDKPPSTLATGAARTCYASKGIILPDEAENNAELKKKIYQSTATAGHNTVQQHHHITFAIDNISRHATWQFLHAHPFYNSEQVSQRYVTVKPDNFITPPLTNTNKACFVRHVNDAVKAYYELIELLTPITKEALLERFPAKRKQLRTKEGERAILRDAKKKAQEVARYVLPVAASTRLYHTISAITLQRYHQAKNTLGTPTEVRALVDAMYSAVLATDPDFAMASFAPPPQEETTAWRALTGMAKSAGYDESPEGLETFIRSEACAHEVHRQREVFENDLEGRVVKLLDGHEHNEAILARAARAVLGPAGAHLTDEELLRTVLDPASNPHLSTPTNTSTISPVTRAMQSITYTFMKKLSHTADSQDQRHRMVPSTTPLLFLEVAADPYFITPELIKEAGGAAQRIYTQAIHNLYRGIKTLLNKGTPAEFSQYLFPNAHAIRIIQQGNLLHLYHKHTMRQCLNAQEEIWKATIQEAEQIRHANPIIGASLAPPCVHRKDAHQKPYCPEGPRYCGIPVWNLEPSALANTPRTI
- a CDS encoding 50S ribosomal protein L34e — its product is MPQGQLKSKTFKKKQVRTPGGRLATHYRKPKPKQAACSACGRVLHGIPRLRPKDARNTPKTKKRPERPYGGVLCAACSRTEMIAKARAQQA
- a CDS encoding phenylalanine--tRNA ligase subunit beta is translated as MPTVQLSKKALFSIIGKKVSDGVLKEKISMLGTDLQSVEGDIITVEVFPNRPDLLTEEGFGIALGAFLGVRPGLQTYRVVRSRKVLRVVKPLKAWPFAVAAVVKGIRFTDERLRSIIQSQEKLCTTLLRGRKKGGIGIYPLEKISFPVTFTSRPLEDIVFRPLDVQRPMNGKEILSRHPTGRKYGFILEGEERFPVFVDAEGVVMSMPPIINSEDVGRVSAKTRDVFVEVTGTSLHVLEQALNIMCVSLAEMGGDVHSVTLQYPSRSFCSPDFSPRSIPFRLGNAQKLLGVAFSAKEAKEALGKMGLALRGGRVYYPAWRADILHERDVIDELAIGFGYDRFEEVIPRVATIGEESRRERLRSVVRSVLVGLGLVEVKNFNLSSAQTQLVKPGVSLKLVTLRNALNKEFDVLRAWLLPSLLETLGRNLHHEFPQNLFEVGEVFRRANAGRGTGASVVEGERLGGVFCSEKATYTDARQAVDALARGLGLSFTYAPEKHAACIDGRAAKVACRGRRVGVVGEVRPEVLVAFGLLNPVSWFELDVEVLAQLVGLE